The genomic interval GGCGACAGCCCGTCGCGGCCGAATGTGATTTTTGTGGCGACCTATCACGCGCGCGAGTGGGGCGCGACGGAAACGGCGCTCCGGCTCATCACCTATCTCGCGACCGCGAGCAATGCGCGCGTGGACTCGCTGCTGCAGACGCGCGACATCTGGATTATTCCGGTGGCCAATCCCGACGGCTACCAGTACACCTTCACGGCCGATCGTCTCTGGCGCAAAACGCGCTCGCCGCAGGCCGGTGGTGCCGTCGGTGTGGATATGAACCGCAATCACCGCGCCAGTTGGGGGCTCGACAACGTCGGGTCGTCTAACGATCCCGGCTCAGAAATTTTTCGTGGACCGTCGCCAGCGAGCGAGATTGAGACGCGCAACATCGAGGCGTTCCATACGGCGCATCCGCCGGTGGTTTCGATGAGCTATCACACCTACGCGGGTTTGTTGATGTTCCCGCCAGGCGCCGTGTACGGCGAAGTGCCGGCCGACCTGCCGGCGTATCAGACGCTCGCCGGCACCAACGCGCACCCCGCCGTCAAGGATCGCCTGCAGGGTTCGATGCGCACGTTCTATTCGCCCTCGGAAGCGTGGACGCTGTACACGACGAATGGCGAATACAATGATTGGGCGTCGGCCACCTTTGGTGCCCTCTCGTTCACCACGGAACTCTCGAGTGGCTACAACGTGGCGGGCTACTACGGATTTGAATTTCCGGCCGACACCACGCAACTGCGCACCTTGTTCGACGACAACCTACCCTTTGCGCTCGATCTGATTGAGAGCGCGGGCGACCCGTCGGTGTATGCAAGCCCGAGCACGGCGCAGCGCCCGCGCGCGTTGCGGCTCGAATCGCTCTCGCCCGACATTCGCGTCACCGTGCCCAAGGCAGCGGTCGCCAACGTCACGCTCAGCGCGCCGACGCCGCTCGCGTTTCGCGTGGACAGCACGTCGGGGGCGCGGTATTTCCGACGGCTCATTGCCGGCAGCAGTGCGCGTCCCGCGCACGTGACAGTCAGTGCGTCCGGCCAGTCGGCAGCGTTCACCGCGCTTGGGTATGGCGGTGCCGAAGTGAGCGATACGGGGTGGACCGCCACGTCGTTTGTGCGCGATTCCACTTTCACCATGGCCGGTAAGTATTCATGGCGCACCCCTGGTCGAGGTGAACTCAAATCGCCGGTGTATACGGTGCCGGCGACCGTGGACACGGTGTCGCTCATCTTCTGGACGCGCTACAACGGCAGTGGCTTTGATGAGGCTCCGGCTGGGCTGGTGGAAATGTCCACCGACGGCGGCACCACGTTCTCGCTCGTCGCGCGTATGCAGGGTTTTGGGCCGCTCTATTATCCCGAACAAGTGACCGTCGGCGGTGTGAAGGGGCGCAAAATCCAGTGGCGCTTTACGCCGATTGCCTTGCAGTGGTGGCTCGATGAAATCACCACGGTGGCACACGGCGCCGTGCAGCTCGCACCGGCCGCCACGAGTCTTCCGTTCTTGCCCTCTGAAAACCCGGTCAAACGCAGCGCGGTCTATTTTCAGTGGCCCTTCCCGGGCGCAACGGGTGATCTGCATGCGTATGACATCACGGGGCGCCTGGTGTGGCGCTCCCAGGTGACGCAGGACGGCAACGTGAAATGGGATCTCGCCGCTTCGTCGCTTCCGAACGGCGTCTATCTGGTCGTTGCGCGAAGTGCTGGGAAGGTGCAGCGCCTCAAACTCTTCGTCACGAGGGACGGCCGGTGATCATCGGACTGGGATTCGACCTCGTAGAGATTGCGCGCGTGGAGCGCTTGCTCGCCAATAAGGGGGAGCGCGCGCTCAAGCGTCTCTTCTCCGACGACGAAGTGGCCTACGCCACGGGGCGCGCTCGTCCGGCCATGCACCTCGCGGCTCGGCTGGCGGCCAAAGAAGCGGTATTCAAGGCCCTCTCAGGGAGCGATGATGCTCGGCTGATCGGCTGGCGAGAGGCCGAGGTGGTGCCACGTGAGGGGCATGGTCCGTGGCTGCGGCTGACCGGTCGCGCTGAGGCGCGCGCGGCCGAACTGGGGGTGACCCGCATCCTGCTGACTCTTAGCCACACCGACACAACAGCCGGCGCCGTCGTGGTGCTCAGCGGCCAATAAAGGCCCCCCGCGCTCGGCGGAACGCTGCCGGCGCGGTTCAGTGTGGCGCCGGCGGTGCCCCCTAGTAGCGCGGCGCTGAAGTAGCCGACTAGCTTACTAGTATATGCTATTGAGAACGATTCTCAACGGGCTTTTTGCGCTCGGATTGGTTGGCGCCGCGCCTCGGTCGGAGGGCTCTCAGGAGCCGCCGGCCAAGCGGTTGTCGTCGATCGTTGGTGTTGCCGTTGAGGAGTACGCCAAGGGCATCGACGCGGCCGGCCGACTCATCTCCAGCACGGAGCTTGAAGAAGCCACCGGATTTTTACGCGACGCGCAGGACGTGGCCAAGCGCCTGACTGCGCCGAACGCCGACGCCATCCGACTATTGCTCGATTCCTTGGCCACCGCCGCAGCACGTCACGAAAAGCCGTCGCAGCTGGTGGCCCTCTCCAAGAAACTGACGGTCGCGCTGGGCACCGACGGTGCGCTCGAGTTACCGACGACCACGGTCGACATTGCTCGTGGCCGCGCGATCTTCGAACAGCATTGTATTGAATGCCATGGACCCACCGGTGCGGGCGATGGGCCGAAAGCCAAGGAACTGAATACTGTTCCTGCCGCGATCGGCACCAGCGCCACGATGCATGGTGTTACGCCGGCGTTTGCCTATCGCGTGGTG from Gemmatimonadota bacterium carries:
- a CDS encoding M14 family zinc carboxypeptidase, with protein sequence MITATGRAMPETITLGLPEFTRALRVFATRAALGTMEQRVLFAPLLAARVSASRVSGAEGRIAAFDATRLRTALNGALTELALAREPKSEPDRRAALARLHDAAAPTFAALEQLRAAAAEVRAASSEAGRASCWPQWTAAVQTLFTATDGMLAEVLEGRESAARSGAASRAIGVALFAVGACSSLLAAPLSAQHVTLRVPSVRAESLQARGFDVVGVDRGDALVVVDARERARLAGLGWQGAEVRSLNALAPSAVSAAPFRDYDDASRGVRAFIDSLARVNSRVSVDTLGLSYEKRPMLAVKIGPKGDSPSRPNVIFVATYHAREWGATETALRLITYLATASNARVDSLLQTRDIWIIPVANPDGYQYTFTADRLWRKTRSPQAGGAVGVDMNRNHRASWGLDNVGSSNDPGSEIFRGPSPASEIETRNIEAFHTAHPPVVSMSYHTYAGLLMFPPGAVYGEVPADLPAYQTLAGTNAHPAVKDRLQGSMRTFYSPSEAWTLYTTNGEYNDWASATFGALSFTTELSSGYNVAGYYGFEFPADTTQLRTLFDDNLPFALDLIESAGDPSVYASPSTAQRPRALRLESLSPDIRVTVPKAAVANVTLSAPTPLAFRVDSTSGARYFRRLIAGSSARPAHVTVSASGQSAAFTALGYGGAEVSDTGWTATSFVRDSTFTMAGKYSWRTPGRGELKSPVYTVPATVDTVSLIFWTRYNGSGFDEAPAGLVEMSTDGGTTFSLVARMQGFGPLYYPEQVTVGGVKGRKIQWRFTPIALQWWLDEITTVAHGAVQLAPAATSLPFLPSENPVKRSAVYFQWPFPGATGDLHAYDITGRLVWRSQVTQDGNVKWDLAASSLPNGVYLVVARSAGKVQRLKLFVTRDGR
- the acpS gene encoding holo-ACP synthase, with product MIIGLGFDLVEIARVERLLANKGERALKRLFSDDEVAYATGRARPAMHLAARLAAKEAVFKALSGSDDARLIGWREAEVVPREGHGPWLRLTGRAEARAAELGVTRILLTLSHTDTTAGAVVVLSGQ